From a region of the Triticum aestivum cultivar Chinese Spring chromosome 7D, IWGSC CS RefSeq v2.1, whole genome shotgun sequence genome:
- the LOC123167806 gene encoding uncharacterized protein isoform X1 produces MEVSVKRKARRRQVPAFGEWNYCHGYDEPPAERHAAPEDCSDVWFKYSPPPRKPAPKKTRSDVAREKSRRARALEGGGLARATSRAASASRVVRPVDEDLYQVPPPELASRRYRPRRKRSLWMECLGLNSCVA; encoded by the exons ATGGAGGTGAGTGTCAAGCGT AAGGCGAGGAGGAGGCAGGTGCCGGCGTTCGGGGAGTGGAACTACTGCCACGGCTACGACGAGCCACCGGCCGAGCGCCACGCCGCCCCGGAGGACTGCAGCGACGTATGGTTCAAGTACTCGCCGCCTCCGCGCAAGCCGGCGCCCAAGAAGACGAGGAGCGACGTGGCCCGGGAGAAGAGCAGGCGTGCGCGGGCGTTGGAAGGCGGCGGCCTGGCGCGCGCCACGTCCAGAGCTGCCTCCGCGTCCAGGGTGGTGCGGCCCGTCGACGAGGACCTGTACCAGGTGCCTCCGCCGGAGCTTGCCTCCCGCCGGTACCGGCCAAGACGG AAGAGGAGCCTGTGGATGGAGTGCCTGGGCCTCAACTCGTGCGTCGCCTGA
- the LOC123163965 gene encoding ethylene-responsive transcription factor 1-like gives MCGGRQLEDAEAPAVRRKVMATTLWTEKKKPRRSDGVGRHFTGLGGCGRLRLDDNEEDFDAEFKEFEANSRDSDMELGPGGVVEKDDEEEVTEIKPFAAIKRSLSHDDLSIMSTNVFDGPSERPAKRKRKNQFKGIRQRPSGKWAAEIRDPSKGVRVWLGTFNSAEEAARAYDVEALRIHGKKAKVNFPEEPAVQEPKAPKPNAAQEPTVTPAVNNPANTNAFVYPSTDFASSQPLIQLDNVPFVPTMKYVAPVEALAMNMYSGQGSNIFGWSDLGWEYDIKTPYISSMAPISTIAEGAESTLVQSNTYNSVVIVEGAEFALVESNTYNSMVPLVMENDVVDNMDLWNFDDMPICDEFF, from the exons ATGTGCGGCGGACGACAACTTGAGGACGCCGAGGCTCCCGCGGTGAGGCGGAAGGTGATGGCGACAACGCTGTGGACCGAGAAGAAGAAGCCCCGACGGAGCGACGGTGTGGGGCGGCACTTCACAGGGCTCGGTGGGTGCGGGCGACTCAGGCTGGACGACAACGAGGAGGACTTTGACGCCGAGTTCAAGGAGTTCGAGGCCAACTCCAGGGACTCCGACATGGAGCTCGGGCCCGGTGGGGTCGTTGAgaaggatgacgaggaggaggtcaCCGAGATCAAGCCCTTTGCCGCCATCAAAAGGTCCCTCTCCCATG ATGACTTAAGCATCATGAGTACGAATGTTTTTGATGGTCCTTCAGAAAGGCCAGCAAAAAGGAAGAGAAAGAACCAATTCAAGGGTATCCGCCAACGCCCCTCGGGTAAGTGGGCTGCTGAAATCAGAGATCCTAGCAAGGGTGTCCGTGTTTGGCTTGGTACTTTCAACAGTGCTGAAGAAGCCGCAAGAGCTTATGATGTTGAAGCACTCAGGATCCatggcaagaaggccaaggttaaCTTTCCAGAGGAACCGGCAGTTCAGGAACCTAAAGCACCCAAGCCAAACGCAGCACAGGAACCTACCGTCACACCAGCAGTCAACAACCCTGCCAACACAAATGCTTTCGTGTACCCATCTACTGACTTTGCATCAAGCCAACCACTTATTCAGCTTGATAACGTGCCATTTGTTCCTACGATGAAGTATGTTGCCCCTGTTGAAGCTCTTGCTATGAATATGTACTCTGGCCAGGGAAGCAACATTTTTGGCTGGTCTGACTTGGGCTGGGAGTATGACATCAAGACTCCATATATATCATCCATGGCTCCCATTTCCACTATTGCTGAAGGAGCAGAATCTACACTTGTCCAGAGTAACACCTACAACTCAGTGGTGATTGTTGAAGGAGCTGAATTTGCGCTTGTTGAGAGTAACACCTACAACTCAATGGTGCCTCTTGTTATGGAGAACGATGTCGTCGACAACATGGACCTTTGGAACTTTGATGACATGCCCATCTGTGACGAATTTTTCTGA
- the LOC123167806 gene encoding uncharacterized protein isoform X2 — translation MEKARRRQVPAFGEWNYCHGYDEPPAERHAAPEDCSDVWFKYSPPPRKPAPKKTRSDVAREKSRRARALEGGGLARATSRAASASRVVRPVDEDLYQVPPPELASRRYRPRRKRSLWMECLGLNSCVA, via the exons ATGGAG AAGGCGAGGAGGAGGCAGGTGCCGGCGTTCGGGGAGTGGAACTACTGCCACGGCTACGACGAGCCACCGGCCGAGCGCCACGCCGCCCCGGAGGACTGCAGCGACGTATGGTTCAAGTACTCGCCGCCTCCGCGCAAGCCGGCGCCCAAGAAGACGAGGAGCGACGTGGCCCGGGAGAAGAGCAGGCGTGCGCGGGCGTTGGAAGGCGGCGGCCTGGCGCGCGCCACGTCCAGAGCTGCCTCCGCGTCCAGGGTGGTGCGGCCCGTCGACGAGGACCTGTACCAGGTGCCTCCGCCGGAGCTTGCCTCCCGCCGGTACCGGCCAAGACGG AAGAGGAGCCTGTGGATGGAGTGCCTGGGCCTCAACTCGTGCGTCGCCTGA